From one Lemur catta isolate mLemCat1 chromosome 5, mLemCat1.pri, whole genome shotgun sequence genomic stretch:
- the LOC123638859 gene encoding LOW QUALITY PROTEIN: tubulin beta chain-like (The sequence of the model RefSeq protein was modified relative to this genomic sequence to represent the inferred CDS: inserted 2 bases in 2 codons), translated as MSMKELDKQMLNDQNKNSGYFVEWIPQNVERAVCDVPPQGLKLSASFMANSTAIQELFKRISEPFTATFQRKAFLHRYTGEGMDEMEFAEAKSNINDLXSEYQQYQHTXAQGEGEFEEEAKEEVA; from the exons ATGTCCATGAAAGAGCTGGACAAACAAATGCTTAATGACCAAAACAAGAACAGCGGCTATTTTGTTGAGTGGATCCCCCAAAACGTGGAAAGAGCTGTCTGTGACGTCCCACCTCAGGGGTTAAAACTATCTGCCTCCTTTATGGCCAACAGCACGGCCATCCAGGAGCTGTTCAAGCGCATCTCAGAGCCGTTCACAGCCACGTTCCAGCGCAAGGCCTTTCTGCACAGGTACACAGGTGAGGGCATGGACGAGATGGAGTTCGCTGAGGCCAAGAGCAACATCAATGACC GTTCCGAGTACCAGCAGTACCAGCACA aagcccaaggagagggagagtttgaggaggaggccaaggaggaggtGGCATAA